The following nucleotide sequence is from Anopheles stephensi strain Indian chromosome 3, UCI_ANSTEP_V1.0, whole genome shotgun sequence.
tGAACTCGCCGCAATCTGCCCGTCCCGTAATCCCTCTGTAAAGGTATAGATCGCTTGTGCAGTGCTATCGATCGTGTgtcatttaaattaatttattggcAGAAAACTAAAATCAGTTCTATTGGTGTTGCAGCGATGCTAAAGGTGCTATGATGCGATCTTATAATTAAGTACATTCAACAGATAGCCTGttttcgtgattttttttgttcattgaACTTGTGTCCTAGTGAGCCACAAGAACGGCCAGCGTCTCAAACAACGTATATTTTATGTACAGACAAAATGTTACAGTGGTATCAGTTGATTTGGCATAACTATGGTTAAAATAGTGGAGGAAGAAGCAGTAAATAGTGAGACACTTCTTGACGATCGGTTATAACTGGCTTAAAAACGTTTGCTAACAGCTTCCGGTCATCTAAGAGCGTTGTGTGACCGCAAAATGAAGCCGAAACTGATGAGGAAAATCGTGGCTATATTGCCTGGACTTAAAAATTTCATCAAAGCGTCAGACATAATTCATAGAATCGCTTAAAAATATCCTCAGTCCTTGTGGCAACTACTCAGAATGAGCGGTTTGCGGTGCTcagaaaaaccttttttttttttactccggGCTTGTCGTCGATGGAAGAGTCTCCAAAGTGACTTCTGGAGCTAGGCAAGAGGAAGTACTAAATGATCGTTGAAACCTAGAAAGAGCTGGAATATGGCGCACCTTTATTTAGCCGACAGTTAGCGCTAAGGTCCAAGCTAACAGTCGAAGGTTTAGCAGAAAAAAGGAGTGGCTTCGTTTCTTGCTAGAGTTGGAgccaaatttaattcaattaattatcggtagtagttttatttttgtaacaaTCTGgtctgtttttccttcctgttgTGCAATGAATTTTATGCAAATCTTATAGATCGTCATAATCTCAAACACCGATTGTAGCTTTCCGACCGTACACAATTTGAACCCAACCGATACGACGCCGACCGGTTACACAAACCGAGGGAAATTAACCAAACCATAGCACCACGGAATAGCTATCCCAAATTCTCACGATTATCCAACGATCTTCACTCGCGCCTGCCGTTGGGTAACAGCCGCTTGCCGTTCGACAATGTACTAAGATGCTCCAAAGAGTGGGCTTTTTGAACCGGTGAAAGGTTGCCGGAGGAATGGATGCTTGCAACTAACTGGCGCGCGAGCCTGTGTACTGTTTGCTAGAAATTGCAATTGAATTCACCGGGAAGATGGGTTTTTCTTCGGCTTCAAGTGCGTACCATTTGGCAAGAAATGAAAGGGTAATCGCAGTTGCTGTATGCGGTGCATCATGAGCCCGACCATGTATTAAATATGTTCCGTAAAGAAGTGAAAGTAGTATTGCAAGTAGCTTTATTCGGTTTTCTAGTTTCTGGAATGCATCGGATATTTTGTGAGCTGCAGGCTGTGatgctgtgtatgtgtgacgaTTGGAATTGAAGTGAATCTAACGTATAAAGGACGTTAGTGAAGGCTACCGTTAAGGTGCTACAAAATTttactaatttatttttctttatagCACTTTACTATGCAGAAGGCAAACTAGCAATACAAAAGTCCAAAGAAATCACCGAAGTAATAGACCACGTCTAAACCACCAGCGCATAATTAGGTTTCTCTTAGTTTTTTCGCCGCTGATCACACATGATCGCAGGCAGACATATGCGCATATGCTGCATGAATGCATTCTTTCCATGAAGAAGTTACCTTGCAGCCTCTCTACCTTTCTAATAACCAACCGGTGGCCGCTAGCGAGTATAGCTGCTTCCACCATATTGAGCTCGTTGATTGAGCAGCAAGGGCATGTAACGATCTGTTTCTCTACCGTACTACTGCAAACGGTAATGCTCTAGTAGTTGTGCAGGTAGTGCTTTTGTTCATAAACCGTTGATTGAAACTACATGATCCGAACTCATGCTCATGTACGGGAAAAGATTCGTGCAAGCATATTACTATTAGCTTTTCAATAAGAAACGCAAATAATTTAGTACGGAGAATCAGTTATCTACTGTGTCGGTTACGGTCCTGCGGTCACAATAGCAGGGAAAGGAAACAATTGCTTTTCACCATATTGAGCCTGATGATTGGGTATTTCGCCTAATTATCCCCTTAATGTCCGAAGATGCTCAAGGTTGCGGTATTGTCGACTGGCTCAGCTCTGGCTCAACTAAACGCTTTGAGAAACTTTGCTATATACCATTGAGAAACCCCAATAATGATTGTCTCTGTTGCACCATAGGGAACTTTTTCCGACAGACTATACTGTCCCAAAATATTAACTAGCATCACACCGTAATCGACCTCGTTGGGTGGAAATCCTGTATGAGCGCCGTACGATCAAATGAAGTTTGCTGGAAGGAAAACCTACGGCATGAACGTCAAAAATGTCTGTCTCTGTTTTGaagatatatttatttatttatttataattccattattacggcatgacgccgtattgtcatatatttatttaatttcttaaattttTACATTGTTCAGCCTGAAATGTCACAATGccacaaattaaaattttttaacaattacAAACTCCTGCGACAAACTCTGATATTTCATGTTCTGTCTAACGCAGCAGGGTTTGACGCCCTTGACTCttcttaattttaaattaaactctACTGTAGCTTACCGTTTGTGTAGTGCCTAAATAGTGTCATAAGTAATGGTTACAATATTGAAATGCAGCTTTTATTCGTACCGATTGTGTATTTTCAAGGGGAACAGCAGAAAACGATCGACAAATAATGTAAACTGCTAGCGAGTTAGCTGATTCTGCGGCTCAGAACGCCACCTCGCGGTTGATAGCAGAACTGTTATGCAAATGCGTCGAATCGTTTGCTTAGCATTTGAGGAGGTATAGTCCTCTATGTAATTTTTATAGAGTGATACATCTTTATGATTATGAATTCAGGCAATGTTCGTAGTCGTGTGATAAAAATTGAATCTATTAGTGTACTGAATCTCTGTAGTTTTGAATGCTGCAGACGTGTTCGAACGCATTCACCACGGTTGTGTGCTGTTCTCTGCCAAACGTTTATCTTGCCGCTTCCGGCTTATCGATTGCTTATTGGACCGTGTTATACGCTAAATAGATTTCGTAACGCGTGATCGTTAACAGTGAATGAACAGTTGAAGCGAATGATGCGCAAGAAAAGGGTGGAATAAAAACTATACGTTCGATCGATcacgatcatgatgatggATCATATCTAAACCAGCGATCGTACAAGCAATCGTTCGGCAATTGGCAAAGTGTTTCTTAGCTCTTTAACGCCCAATTGTACACATATTATCATGTTCCATTGTATTGATAAACATTTAACTGTTCTCTCTTTTCAGTGATTGAAATAGTCATCCAATCCTGAAAGGAACGACAAATGTATCAACTGTCTCTCAACTCTGGCTAAGCCAATTGTGACGAGACGATGCACCGCATAAGTATTATCAGCGAAAAATGCCATTAAGATTGGCTTCAGCTACCACAGTACCGAGTCGCATAAAACCGGAcaagagcaacaacaatagGCCGCTAAACTGCAACATTATTGGATGAAATCCTTGTGGCAATCGATGCATTCGATTGTTCTGCATTCGACACAGCTGAACCATACCACGCTAACGCTATGAGACGAAATGTGAAGGTGTTTGGTATTATTTCCATAACCTGGATCGTGGTGGTCATCTACTACTTTCAAGGTGACTACTACCATAATGACGGGAATCGCGCACTGCGGttgcgcagcagcagcaaggtaAAGCAGCACTCCGTCTCAGACCAGTACATTGGAGGCGGTGGTGGCGCCGCACGCGAGGCTCTGACGCACCGCGACAATGAACACCAGAGTTCGCTAAAGAATGCAGAGGATAGTAATTCCGCGTTCGtcggcagtagtagtagcagtaccAGCAGTAGCAACGGTCACAACCTGCACAGTAGCAATAGCAATAGCAATAGTATATTTAGTTACAATTCGCCACCCATGACATGGGACTATTTCGATGAGGCCAGCTACATTCAGAAGGGCGGTCTGCAGCGCGGAGAAGATCCGTACCTAAGGAATCGCTTCAATCAGCAGGCGAGCGATGGTTTGAAGAGCAACCGAGAACTGCCGGACACGCGCAATGCGATGTGTCGTCGTTCGACCTGGACGGAGCCGGCTAGCATCGCCCATCTGCCTGCTACCAGTGTGATCATCACGTTTCATAACGAGGCCCGCAGCACACTGCTGCGGACGGTGGTAAGCGTGCTAAACCGCTCGCCGGAACGATTGATCCACGAGATTATCCTGGTGGATGACTACTCCGACTTTCCGGAGGATGGGCAAGAGTTGGCCAAAATTCAGAAGGTGCGGCTGATAAGGAATAGCAAACGTGAGGGGTTGGTACGATCACGGGTAACGGGTGCTGCAGCCGCCACGGCAAAGGTACTTACATTCCTTGACAGTCACTGCGAGTGTAACGTGAACTGGCTCGAACCGTTGCTGGCCCGGGTAGCCGAGGATCCAACACGCGTCGTGTGTCCAGTGATTGACGTGATCAGCATGGATACTTTCCAGTACATAGGTGCGTCGGCGGATCTTCGCGGAGGGTTCGACTGGAACCTGGTGTTTAAGTGGGAATATCTGAGCAATGCCGAACGAAAGGCGCGGCAGCGCGATCCCACGGCCCCCATCCGAACGCCCATGATTGCGGGAGGCCTGTTCGTGATTGATAAAGCGTACTTCGAGCGGCTCGGCACCTACGATACGCAGATGGACATCTGGGGCGGAGAAAATCTCGAAATCAGTTTCCGAGTGTGGCAGTGTGGCGGATCGCTGGAAATAATCCCCTGCAGCCGGGTCGGGCACGTGTTCCGCAAGCGCCATCCGTACACGTTCCCCGGCGGTGGGAGTGGAAATATTTTCGCCAAAAACACGCGCCGCGCCGCCGAAGTGTGGATGGATGAGTACAAGAAGTATTACTATGCGGCCGTCCCGTTGGCTACGAACATTCCTTTCGGTGACATCGAcgatcggttgcagctgcGCCGGGAGCTGCAGTGCAAACCGTTCCGGTGGTATCTGGAGCACGTTTATCCACAGCTGGGCATACCGGAGCGACGGAACAACGGTAGCCTAAGGCAGGGTGTATACTGTCTGGACAGTTTGGGCAACGTGGCCGGTGCGGTCGTGGGGCTGTACACGTGTCACGGAAATGGCGGTAACCAGAACTGGGTGCTCAATAGGAAGGGGGAGCTAAAGCATCATGATCTCTGCCTGACGCTGGTTAAATTTACGATCAGCGCACGGTACAACAGCGTGCTGATGAAGTACTGTGACGATTCGGAGAACCAGCAGTGGCACCTGAAGGATGGCGGGCTGATACAGCACCGCAAGATCAACGTTTGTCTCGATTCGCGGCACATGAAGGAACGGGGCATCACGGCCGAACGGTGCAATTCCGCGCTCGAGTCGCAACACTGGAAGGTTGTGACGGAGGCACAGTAAGCTTTAGCTTGGCCGGTGGGTAAGGTTTGCTTACACGCGGAACCCGACTTGTTGTGGTTTGCCGACGCTGATAGTCAGTGAAGATGTGTTCCGTGTTCTTTGTTGTTATATACATACATTCTATTCAACAACTCCTGATATGCAGATATTAGATAGTACGAAAGCGCGTAGCATTGTGACACTATATAGAGTTTAAGGCGTATCGGCGAGCCGTGAATCGATCCAACTTTTGCATCAACGTAGATTCACGCAATTGCAAagcacacccacacacccacacagacAACCTTCCTTCccttacacccacacacatacaccaatacaaataatgtaagttaagaagaaagcaaacgaTATTCTCGCTGTAACGACGCAAATGCAacctttttattgtatttcCAGATAGTTTTTTGTTACAAAACAAGGATAAAAGTAAAGAGCATTCAGGAATAGTTTTGTCCTGTATGGAACACGTTAATCGCTGCGAATGGTTCTACTTATTGTTTTCTGGTTTAACGGTGCAAGGAAGGCATGTGAAAGAAACTAAGGAGTATTTTAGGTTAAGCAGATAGTGTTGTACTTTGATCTTATCTTTTAGGCCGAGAAGCGATTGAAAACAATTGCTCTTGTGGAAAAAATAGTTGACGAATATGTTACACTGTGTTTGAAGACAACAGTTTTAATCATGCGGCAAATTGTGGAGAAGAtagcggagcagcagcaacactcctaccatcttttcattgattttaaagtcgCATGCAACAGCCCCCTAACGTCCGGATAACAGTATACGACGCAGTGAGCGATTTTGGAATCTCGGCTAAGCTCTAAAGCCTGGGCTTGTAGGAATGACAATTGTATACATCACAAGTCAGAAGAGAGTGGATGAATAATTCGCTTTGCTCTCTCAAGGGACCTGAGTCATGGGTATATGCTTGCCTGTCTtttcttcaatctggcgctagagagtgCCATCCGATGCTCGGAGGCAGAAACTTTGGGGAAACCATTTTCTAACAGCCTAGCACCGATAGCAAGATGACCGTTGAGTTATGGGTAGGGTGGAGGTTGCCAAACGGTCATACTACATTCTGAGAAgtcttctccactcaaaatccACCTGTCAAGACAGATAGAACATCTgcatagaacatttatagtcccagtactcatcTACGCCtgtgagacatggactctgtccaaaactgacggaACACTGTTagctgcgttcgagaggaagaagTCCAGAAGAATTGTTGCtctcgtatgtgtggaaggacaatggaggagtcgTTACGATGGCGCGCTCTCCGCACTGCATCtaaccatcgtgcagcgaattagactcaccaTGCTCGTCATGTCATAATTATTTTTGGGCCATCCACATGCCCAAGGGAGTCGAAAAAATTAGAGCATTTATTTTGAGGACAGTCGGTTTCTGGAATTTGCGGGTATACCCTGCGTGACCAGTTCAGGTTGGTTTCGGATGTGAACCCACTGTACCAAACAGAACCATTCGTAATGCAGCATTACTTGGTAACAAATCTTTATATGACCATTTATGAAACGAAGTTTTATGATCGTCCTGCTTTCGTCGAATGAATGAGCCATACTCGCCGTAACGCAACTAGTGGTCTTTGAATGGAACGATTCGAAAATATCGACACGATATTTTGTCTTTTGCGATTCGTCTAACGCGGACGAATGGCAACATGATACTTCCGCACACTGGGCGTCGCcccatcaaccggaatgtccgacgGAATGGGGGCTCCTTCGGGCAGCAAGAGATCGAACGACTGCAGCGTGGTGGTCAGAAAGAGAAACAGATTGCCTCTCGCCATCAGCTCGCCCATGCATCGGTGTTTGCCGACCCCGAACGGATGGTACTGGGCCGGAATGTGTATCTTTCCATCCTTCAGGAAACGTGCAGGGTTGAATTCGGTCGGCTTTTCCCACAGGTTCTCGTCCAGCATCATTCCACGGAACATGCCAACGAGCATAGTGTCCTGCGTGGAGTGGTTAGAGGTAAGTAGGTTATACACCCgagatcgtgatcgtgagaGCAATGTAGCGGAGGCTCACCTTGGGAATGTTGTACCCACAGAGCGTGGTATCCTTGAGTGCTCGATGCGGAATACCGAACGTATTCGACATGAACAACCGAAGTCCTTCGAGCGTCGTAGCTTCGCAGTACGGCATGCTGTAAGGGCGGTGAGGTGAGATACAGTGTGACTATGTGTGATCAGCATGCCATCTCCGCTCTATACTATACTTGCCTAGCGCGATCCTCTAACGTCGGCAGCCGATTGCGGCCTATGACATCGTCAATTTCGTCCTGTATCCGGCGCATCACCTGCGGGTTGCGCACAATGTACAGGAAGGAAAAGTCGAGCGTTTTGGTGGTCGTCTCCGAACCGGCAATGAACATGTCCAGACAGACGGCCAACAGCTGCTCGCGCGAGAAGCTGTCGGACGGCGCGTTATTGTTCTGCAGCGTGCGCAGGTACACGTCCATCAGATCGCGCGGTTCATCGTCCGGGTTGAAGTTTTGCTGATGACGCTCCACCTCGGCACCGATAAACTTATGCATGCATTCATGAATCTCGACAAACTGCTGGTAGCCGGACAGCCGTGGGGCCACGAACCGCAGGTAAGGGAAATGGCTGAATAGCGCACCCATCATGTCAATGTTTGTGAACAGCTCGTGCAGCAACGATTGCAAGTACCGTAGATCACTGTTGTCCTTGCTGTACCGAACGCCAGCCATCATGAGCCACAGTGTGTTCAGCACGTACACGGAAAAGGCGCCCTGCATCTGTACCGTGGCCGTGCCGTTTCCCTGTGCCACCAAATCCTCAAAGTCCTTCCGTATCTGGGCGGCTTCATTCTGTATAATCTCCGTCATGCCTTTCCGGGCGAATCCAAACTCTTTCAGATGGCGCACGATGAAACGACGCTGTTCCTGCCAGAACTGTTCGTCCGTGAGCAAAACCCCACGCCGAAGGCCCCAGGTGCGCGTCTCGTAGAACAGTCCCGTGGGCCGACCGTCAAAGTCTTCGTTGTTCATCATCTCCTTGAGCGACTCGGCATTGACCGCCATCACGGCCTTATCTTTGCCTATCTTGAACCCAATCACCCCGCGATGCTCGGGATAGTCCTTAGCGATGTGCTCGACCGCCTTGCACAGCATGCCCGTTTTGTTGCGTGCATTCATGATCGCGAGAGCGCTGCCCACGATCGGGTACCATTTGGGGCCGGGTGGAAAATTGGCCGGTTTTAAGTTGTCCAGATGAAGCcataacagcaacagcaccacgcAACACGCCACAAAGTACCACATGGCCAGGCTGTGCGGTGAGGGAGTGCGTCCCAGTCGGTTACAGCGGTGGTGATAGCTGATATCGGGGGGTAAAAGAACGAATGTACATTACTTGACCGTGCATTAGGCAAACGCCCGGGGTGAAACATGAAATGGTAGCTTTAAAAGCCCAGAAGCTGCTAGAATTTAAGAGTTCGCAACCTAACTGACgagccgacgacgacgatggttcTGCATTCTGCATTGCGCACCAATGAAGCAATCACAAATGGGcgcatttgtttgtgtttgatcCAATGCAATGGGTGCACATAAAACATCGCACACTGCCACTGCAACTGCAACTGCGCCAAGGCAAACGCAACAACCCAACAGCGCCTCATCACATTTCATAGAAAGAATCGGGCGCAAGTGCTTTCGAACCGGCTGGCAAACTGCATGCCGGCTTCACCACGCATGGTAGGACACACCGTTGGAAGCCAAATGCAGCCAGTTACATAATCATGCACTTGCACATTtggccaaacacacacacacattacttTTACTCGGTGCTTAAAACCCTGATGCAGATTATGCAAGTTGATGATGGGCTTAAGCTTAAAGAGAAGTTGTGGAAGATCGCCGCAGTGGTCGGTGGAGATTGTTTCACGAAGGTATGGAAAGCAAATAGAGCAACTatctttcatttttgtttcaatctTCAAACGTagttcgaacaaaaaaaaaggacacattCTAACGATCGAGTAATACACCATggccgagaaaaaaaagtgatacaCTGCGCAAAGGGAACATAGGCTGCAACATAAGTGCCAGCAAATGCTTAGCCCGTAGTTGCGTCACTTTTGCAAGCCTTTTATGTAATGCAGAGATGCTGCAGAAACGGGTTCTCGGTGGGCCAACCAACCCGCTCGCCTGGATGCAACGGTGCACACTATCAACATGgtgcgggtccgcacgagctATTGACACGAGGAAACCATCGGTGGATATACCGATTTTTATAAAGCTAtagatggattttttttttgcaaataaagCATTTTAAACCCTGATCTATATGATGATCGATTCCAGAGTCCTCCATAACTGATCGCACTTTTGCCGGGACGCGCAGAACTAAactgaaataatttaaatcttCCTACAATAAACCGAGTCACTTCACACTTACAGGATACactccaaaaaaagaaaccgcgCCAGAATAGTTGGGGCCTTTCCCGCGAAACTATATATCCTTTGCTTGGAACTCTGCCACCCAGTCCAAttacatcaaattcaaatacaAAGTGCAACACGCACAGACCACTCAGAAGCGCACATCACACCAGGACCAGAATGTGTCCTGCTAGTGGACAGTGAGACAAGGGTGTTGTTATACGCGCCACAACGATTCGTAACTCGCTACTAATGCGTCGCCGGTGTGCACCTCGTGTTTGCAGCGGTAAAAATGGACTCATTCTGCGGCAGACCACGTCGGTCAGTAATATAGCATTTTCCCCACTTTCTGGGGTTAGTTTTTCAAATGCTTCGCAGGAACGCTGCCGCCCAGCCCGGCAGTAGCAGCCCCACATACCTCCTGTGCCCCGATACGGTTCAACACGTTTTGCTCACCAGCTTGTGGTGGCTGGTGGCTTGATGGGGACACGCTTCCCGTGATCGTGTGCATGGTGCAAAGTGCGATGGAAAGATCGTCGGGTTTTTTTCAAGCCTCAACTACGGGTAGATGCCCGAAACACGTTTATTAGTCAGAGATGACAACAATAATGCATGAATTATGTTGCATAATGTGATTTAAAGTAAATTTCATTGTAATATGTAATTGTTCCCTGATACTCCTTGCTTAATACAATGcaatgtttttatttacaaaacttttgctttgcaaTTTGTCTATTTTAATTCCAGAACAAGAATTTTCTTAAACTTTCATAACATTCGGCTAGTTTCGGTAAACTGAAACAGCTTTTTATCGATCATCGGATCGCTTGCAACACTTAATTTACGTTGAAGAGAACTACAACATTCTTAAAATGCTCCAAGTTCACATTGAAATATGGAAACCATGGCAATGAACACAGCTCAGTGCAATAGAACCTTTTGAAATGACACGGAGGATATCTCGAACTTTTTAACTAAAAGCAATTCGAATTAGTATTAAACGAGAAGAAATTCGACTCATTAAACTACGGGAGAAGGATGCATCAAAAAGGCGTTAACGTACAACTAGAAATTCTTCGAGCTCTACAGAAGCTATCGGAGACGACATCTGGCAACGGAGCGTACAAAGCTAATCGTTCCCATGAATATCAccgaattcttcttctttgaacCTGAAAACGGTGGAACATTAAAAAGATCGGTTTGAACATATGAAGACCTATTCGAGTTGGATGCACGAAGCTTAGAAGATGTCGCGTAAGTTCGTCTTCTGTTGAGGAAGTTGGATGCACCAGCGCACAACAAGTATATCAACCTCATGTTCAGCAGCGGTTACTCTCAGAAAAAATGCGGGAAAGTAGCAAAGTTCGCTACTCAGAAGGCGAGCATGCGAAGACTCCGAATTCCACAACATGACTTCAGAACAATTCAAGTGCTTTTGTCTGTGGATTAGAGGGACAGTCCTACGGGGATGTTCGAAGCAGATTACTCTATCGCATGGACAATGAAAATACAAGTTTTATTACTCGAACACAGCTCAAAAAAGCGTTCAATAGTGAATCTAATGACGATGAAAATGTTATGCAGAAAAACGTAAAATTACATGATACGGCCTCAAATTCCACTGCAAGGTTAGTAAAATGGACGGGCAATCTAATAGCCCTAATAATAGGTAATGGCGTAGTCGTCAAAGTGAATTTTCAGGGTAATGGCCAGATTCTGGGTAAGAACCTGGATaagtataaaaaaatgatttaattttatttttctttgctgtaGAAAATGTTTTGGGAAGCATTGAGATACTTAAATTTTGTTCAAAATGGACTTACATGGGCCAACTTGAGACTCTCTTAgacataattgaatttttattccATAATTAATAAGAATCTTGTTTGGCCCATCAAGAAGGTCctattttttaccattttcatAATTCAACGCatatatgtaaaaaaaaattatgtatTTGAATGAGCTgcttttaagcaatacggccaggccgttctttatgaataaaaaattagctgcttttcaaatttcaaatgcAGATTAAAATCAAAAAGCAGGTTAACGATCAGATCCTAAGAAAGAATCAAAATAGATAAAAGATTGAATAATTATTGGTGACATTGAAGTGCCACTGTGATaaccttttcttctcttctttatACAATAATGTTCGATAAGAGAGCCCAGCTTCGTTGGACCTTCGATACTATTCCACG
It contains:
- the LOC118511189 gene encoding polypeptide N-acetylgalactosaminyltransferase 2-like yields the protein MRRNVKVFGIISITWIVVVIYYFQGDYYHNDGNRALRLRSSSKVKQHSVSDQYIGGGGGAAREALTHRDNEHQSSLKNAEDSNSAFVGSSSSSTSSSNGHNLHSSNSNSNSIFSYNSPPMTWDYFDEASYIQKGGLQRGEDPYLRNRFNQQASDGLKSNRELPDTRNAMCRRSTWTEPASIAHLPATSVIITFHNEARSTLLRTVVSVLNRSPERLIHEIILVDDYSDFPEDGQELAKIQKVRLIRNSKREGLVRSRVTGAAAATAKVLTFLDSHCECNVNWLEPLLARVAEDPTRVVCPVIDVISMDTFQYIGASADLRGGFDWNLVFKWEYLSNAERKARQRDPTAPIRTPMIAGGLFVIDKAYFERLGTYDTQMDIWGGENLEISFRVWQCGGSLEIIPCSRVGHVFRKRHPYTFPGGGSGNIFAKNTRRAAEVWMDEYKKYYYAAVPLATNIPFGDIDDRLQLRRELQCKPFRWYLEHVYPQLGIPERRNNGSLRQGVYCLDSLGNVAGAVVGLYTCHGNGGNQNWVLNRKGELKHHDLCLTLVKFTISARYNSVLMKYCDDSENQQWHLKDGGLIQHRKINVCLDSRHMKERGITAERCNSALESQHWKVVTEAQ
- the LOC118511190 gene encoding probable cytochrome P450 303a1, yielding MWYFVACCVVLLLLWLHLDNLKPANFPPGPKWYPIVGSALAIMNARNKTGMLCKAVEHIAKDYPEHRGVIGFKIGKDKAVMAVNAESLKEMMNNEDFDGRPTGLFYETRTWGLRRGVLLTDEQFWQEQRRFIVRHLKEFGFARKGMTEIIQNEAAQIRKDFEDLVAQGNGTATVQMQGAFSVYVLNTLWLMMAGVRYSKDNSDLRYLQSLLHELFTNIDMMGALFSHFPYLRFVAPRLSGYQQFVEIHECMHKFIGAEVERHQQNFNPDDEPRDLMDVYLRTLQNNNAPSDSFSREQLLAVCLDMFIAGSETTTKTLDFSFLYIVRNPQVMRRIQDEIDDVIGRNRLPTLEDRASMPYCEATTLEGLRLFMSNTFGIPHRALKDTTLCGYNIPKDTMLVGMFRGMMLDENLWEKPTEFNPARFLKDGKIHIPAQYHPFGVGKHRCMGELMARGNLFLFLTTTLQSFDLLLPEGAPIPSDIPVDGATPSVRKYHVAIRPR